One genomic segment of Arthrobacter sp. zg-Y1110 includes these proteins:
- the tilS gene encoding tRNA lysidine(34) synthetase TilS, with protein sequence MGDARNSIRDTLRDAGLAPGGDHPPLILVACSGGPDSLALALAASFFSRRGDYRVGAVVVDHSLQPGSADVAASARGKLEGMGLEPVLVRKVEVPASGMGPEAAARTVRYAALDAAVEELDADAVLLGHTLDDQAEQVLLGLMRGSGTRSLAGMPAVRGKYLRPFLGLRREQTVEICEHAGLDPWHDPSNQDPAYARSRVRTEVLPFLEEKLGPGIAEALFRSSRILSADADYLDAVAAQAFAELRVAGPAGDVPDSEELLLPEEQLRNLAPAVRQRVLALAALELGGAQPSYERLAAVQSLLRRTGSAGPVQLVGKVSVYRQPRAKTVHHGGSSYGNLVFRKKSST encoded by the coding sequence CTGGGGGATGCCCGCAACAGCATCCGCGACACCCTGCGCGACGCCGGCCTGGCCCCGGGCGGAGACCATCCGCCGCTGATCCTGGTTGCCTGCAGCGGCGGGCCCGATTCCCTTGCCCTGGCGCTGGCCGCCTCGTTCTTCTCCCGGCGGGGGGACTACCGGGTCGGCGCCGTCGTCGTTGATCACTCCCTGCAGCCGGGCAGTGCCGACGTGGCCGCCTCCGCGCGGGGCAAGCTGGAAGGGATGGGCCTGGAGCCCGTCCTCGTCCGGAAGGTGGAAGTGCCGGCCTCCGGCATGGGACCCGAAGCGGCGGCACGGACGGTCCGTTATGCCGCACTGGACGCTGCAGTGGAGGAACTGGACGCCGACGCCGTCCTGCTTGGCCATACCCTTGACGATCAGGCCGAGCAGGTGCTGCTGGGCCTGATGCGCGGTTCCGGCACCCGGTCCCTGGCCGGCATGCCCGCTGTACGGGGAAAGTACCTGCGGCCCTTCCTGGGCCTGCGCAGGGAGCAGACCGTCGAGATCTGCGAGCACGCCGGGCTGGATCCCTGGCACGATCCCAGTAACCAGGATCCCGCCTACGCCCGGTCCCGGGTCCGTACAGAAGTGCTGCCGTTCCTGGAAGAAAAGCTGGGCCCCGGCATCGCCGAAGCGTTGTTCCGTTCCTCACGTATCCTCTCCGCCGACGCCGACTACCTGGACGCCGTCGCGGCGCAGGCCTTTGCGGAGCTGCGCGTCGCGGGTCCGGCCGGTGACGTCCCGGATTCCGAGGAGCTGCTGCTGCCCGAAGAGCAGCTGCGGAACCTTGCCCCCGCCGTCCGCCAGCGCGTACTGGCCCTCGCCGCGCTCGAACTCGGCGGTGCGCAGCCGAGCTACGAGCGCCTCGCGGCGGTCCAGTCGCTGCTGCGGCGGACCGGGTCGGCGGGACCCGTCCAGCTGGTGGGGAAAGTCAGCGTCTACCGCCAGCCGCGCGCCAAAACGGTTCACCACGGCGGCTCAAGCTATGGCAATCTTGTGTTTAGGAAAAAGAGCAGCACCTAA
- the hpt gene encoding hypoxanthine phosphoribosyltransferase translates to MDSHDVQSDLKHVLYTKEQIQTRINELAAEIDRDYAGRDVLLVGVLKGAVMVMADLSRALHSHVTMDWMAVSSYGSGTQSSGVVRILKDLETDLLGKHVLIVEDIIDSGLTLSWLRANLESRGPASVEICTLLRKPDAAKVEIDVKYVGYEIPNEFVVGFGLDFAERYRNLDFIGTLAPHVYE, encoded by the coding sequence GTGGATTCACACGACGTCCAGTCAGATCTCAAGCACGTTCTCTACACCAAGGAACAGATCCAAACCCGGATCAATGAACTGGCGGCCGAAATTGACCGCGACTACGCCGGCCGCGACGTCCTGCTGGTCGGCGTGCTCAAGGGAGCCGTGATGGTTATGGCTGACCTCTCCCGCGCCCTGCACAGCCACGTCACCATGGACTGGATGGCAGTGTCCTCCTACGGCTCCGGCACGCAGTCCTCCGGCGTCGTCCGTATCCTCAAGGACCTTGAGACGGACCTGCTCGGCAAGCACGTGCTGATTGTCGAGGACATCATCGACTCCGGCCTCACGCTCTCCTGGCTGCGCGCCAACCTGGAATCCCGCGGACCGGCCAGCGTGGAAATCTGCACCCTGCTGCGCAAGCCGGATGCGGCCAAGGTGGAAATCGACGTTAAGTATGTCGGTTATGAAATCCCCAACGAGTTCGTTGTCGGTTTCGGCCTGGACTTTGCAGAGCGGTACCGCAACCTGGACTTCATCGGCACCCTCGCGCCGCACGTTTACGAATAA
- a CDS encoding inorganic diphosphatase, with the protein MTLDVTIEIPKGSRVKYEIDHETHRLRLDRVLFTSMAYPTHYGYFENTLGEDGDPLDALVMLQDFDLMPGVLVESRPIGVFNMVDDGGGDAKVLCVPVDPRFNHIQDISDVSDFLLDEIKHFFTKYKDLEPGKWVEAADWAGREDAEAEVKASLERFKAHGEGHEEDEAQGRDVDANPINN; encoded by the coding sequence ATGACGCTCGACGTCACCATCGAGATCCCCAAGGGATCCCGGGTCAAGTACGAAATTGACCACGAAACGCACCGCCTGCGCCTGGACCGGGTCCTGTTCACGTCCATGGCCTACCCCACCCACTACGGGTACTTCGAGAACACCCTCGGCGAGGACGGCGATCCCCTGGACGCGCTGGTGATGCTGCAGGACTTCGACCTGATGCCCGGCGTACTGGTGGAATCCCGCCCCATCGGCGTATTCAACATGGTTGACGACGGCGGCGGAGACGCCAAGGTTCTCTGCGTTCCCGTGGACCCGCGCTTCAACCACATCCAGGACATCTCGGACGTCTCCGACTTCCTGCTCGACGAGATCAAGCACTTCTTCACGAAGTACAAGGACCTGGAGCCGGGCAAGTGGGTTGAAGCCGCTGACTGGGCGGGCCGCGAGGACGCCGAAGCCGAGGTCAAGGCATCCCTGGAGCGCTTCAAGGCACACGGCGAAGGCCACGAAGAGGACGAGGCCCAGGGCCGCGACGTCGACGCCAACCCCATCAACAACTAG
- a CDS encoding HAD family hydrolase translates to MTTLSTAGIEDQRTPDKRHLVALDVDGTLVDHDGHMSPGVREAARKALQAGHHLVVATGRSYGAALPILELLGLTQGYCVCSNGAVTLRLDPTLEDGYEVMDRVVFDPKPALAALRAKLPTAKFALEDAEGRFLSTERFQDASFGAEALAVDFESMLEAQAVRVVVFSTDSTAEEFGDAVEAIGLHGVTYSVGWTAWLDIAASGVTKASALELVRRRLEVDPTLTIALGDGRNDIEMLDWAARGVAMGQAPDEVLAAASEVTGTVYEDGAASVLSSVLDEA, encoded by the coding sequence ATGACAACTTTGAGTACCGCTGGCATCGAAGACCAGCGAACCCCTGACAAGCGGCACCTGGTAGCCCTCGACGTAGACGGAACCCTCGTGGACCACGACGGCCACATGTCCCCGGGCGTGCGCGAGGCCGCACGAAAGGCCCTGCAGGCAGGGCATCACCTGGTGGTGGCCACCGGCAGGTCCTACGGGGCCGCGTTGCCCATCCTCGAACTCCTGGGCCTGACCCAGGGATACTGCGTGTGCTCCAACGGTGCCGTGACCCTGCGCCTGGACCCCACCCTCGAAGACGGCTACGAAGTGATGGACCGTGTGGTCTTCGACCCGAAACCGGCACTGGCCGCGCTGCGGGCGAAGCTTCCAACCGCAAAATTCGCCCTGGAGGACGCTGAAGGGCGCTTCCTGTCCACCGAACGCTTCCAGGACGCCAGCTTCGGCGCCGAAGCCCTCGCCGTGGACTTTGAGTCGATGCTGGAGGCACAGGCCGTACGAGTGGTTGTCTTCAGTACCGACAGCACCGCGGAGGAATTCGGCGACGCGGTGGAGGCGATCGGCCTGCACGGCGTGACGTACTCCGTGGGCTGGACTGCCTGGCTGGATATCGCCGCCTCCGGTGTTACCAAGGCCAGCGCGCTGGAACTGGTCCGCCGCCGGTTGGAAGTCGATCCGACGCTGACCATTGCCCTGGGCGACGGCCGCAACGACATCGAGATGCTGGACTGGGCCGCCCGCGGCGTGGCCATGGGACAGGCGCCGGACGAGGTCCTGGCAGCAGCCTCCGAGGTCACCGGCACGGTCTACGAGGACGGTGCGGCGAGCGTGCTGTCCAGCGTGCTGGACGAGGCCTAG
- a CDS encoding zinc-dependent metalloprotease has product MESNERSRPTPVPAPSAPAGQNTDAHPSAGGAPSLVNWDLAASTAAAMVAPGPKMSAREIRDAVADLRAAADASVAHVHRITGLDAARDLRDSDVLIVDRASWARANSQSFSVLMGPALQHLAETRPEQLAAANTALGGTMTGAQLGTILAFLSSKVLGQYDPFAALGGVGKPGGRLLLVAPNIVTLERELNVEPADFRLWVCLHEQTHRVQFAAAPWLRGHMLEQISQLSNGMMDKAQTISERLGSAVKALAAPKGGVDADGVPHKSVDLLSLLQDPEDKERLSHLTAVMSLLEGHANVVMDAVDASIVPSVKTIRQRFNNRGAKRTWIDRFFRQVMGLDAKMRQYSDGARFVRAVTDSVGMEGFNRVWERPENLPTEAEIHSADLWIARMGL; this is encoded by the coding sequence ATGGAGAGCAACGAGCGAAGCCGTCCGACCCCCGTCCCCGCGCCTTCCGCCCCTGCAGGGCAAAATACCGACGCCCATCCGTCTGCCGGCGGGGCGCCGTCCCTGGTGAACTGGGACCTGGCGGCTTCCACCGCCGCGGCCATGGTGGCGCCCGGACCGAAGATGTCCGCCCGCGAGATCCGCGACGCCGTGGCGGACCTGCGGGCCGCCGCCGACGCCTCCGTTGCGCACGTCCACCGCATCACCGGCCTGGACGCCGCCCGGGACCTGCGGGACTCGGACGTGCTGATTGTGGACCGGGCCTCCTGGGCCCGCGCCAACTCGCAGAGCTTCTCGGTGCTGATGGGACCGGCCCTGCAGCACCTGGCCGAAACCCGGCCGGAACAGCTGGCCGCCGCCAACACCGCACTGGGCGGAACCATGACCGGCGCGCAGTTGGGCACTATCCTCGCCTTCCTCTCGAGCAAGGTCCTGGGCCAGTACGATCCCTTTGCCGCGCTGGGCGGCGTCGGCAAACCCGGCGGGCGGCTGCTGCTGGTGGCCCCGAACATCGTCACGCTGGAACGCGAACTGAACGTGGAACCCGCCGACTTCCGCCTCTGGGTCTGCCTGCACGAGCAGACGCACCGGGTGCAGTTCGCCGCCGCTCCCTGGCTGCGCGGGCACATGCTGGAGCAGATCAGCCAGCTCTCCAACGGCATGATGGACAAGGCGCAGACCATTTCCGAGCGGTTGGGCTCCGCCGTGAAGGCGCTGGCAGCACCCAAGGGCGGCGTGGACGCCGACGGCGTGCCGCACAAGTCCGTGGACCTGCTCTCCCTGCTGCAGGATCCGGAGGACAAGGAACGCCTGTCGCACCTGACGGCCGTGATGTCGCTGCTGGAAGGCCACGCGAACGTGGTCATGGACGCCGTGGATGCGAGCATCGTGCCCAGCGTCAAAACCATCCGGCAGCGGTTCAACAACCGCGGCGCCAAGCGCACCTGGATTGACCGCTTCTTCCGCCAGGTCATGGGGTTGGATGCCAAGATGCGCCAGTACAGCGACGGCGCGCGCTTTGTCCGCGCCGTCACCGACTCGGTGGGCATGGAAGGCTTCAACCGGGTGTGGGAGCGCCCTGAAAACCTCCCGACCGAAGCGGAGATCCACTCCGCGGACCTATGGATTGCCCGGATGGGACTGTAA
- the dacB gene encoding D-alanyl-D-alanine carboxypeptidase/D-alanyl-D-alanine-endopeptidase, with translation MSRMFSGTLLALAFAVLLVPLACYALPPVAQALTEPRLQRAEVVPGYQQAPVKLTDSALVSAPKASDPMPDAEQLGRLLDAELAVDGSGTFSAVVQDALTGTVLYERDGAAGLAPASSLKVLTAAAALSAMDGGTRFPTTALPGEDPGTVVLRGGGDVLLTAGLSDPDSVAGRAGLATLAEKTAAALAEKETAGPVKVLVDDSLFTGPALSDAWGEADVAAGEIAPIHSLAVSSAWAEEGTGPGPRVGDAALSAGESYRAALAAALAPRGIDVELSVERGAAPAGADALAEVRSAPLAEQVDYMLLNSDNYLAEVLARLSAAATDREASFAGGIETVAAEVTALGVDPGAMVLGDTSGLSGETSVSASQLNSLMQILLTTTDPDLRAVADGLPVAALSGTLAGRYDETADSGAAGIVRAKTGTLLAVTALTGYAADADGRVLAFTFIASGLDGNTQQARDAVDSAAAVLAGCGCR, from the coding sequence ATGTCTCGGATGTTCTCCGGCACTCTGCTGGCCCTGGCCTTCGCAGTGCTGCTGGTTCCGCTGGCTTGCTATGCCCTCCCGCCGGTTGCCCAAGCCCTGACCGAACCGCGGCTGCAGCGCGCCGAGGTGGTTCCCGGCTACCAGCAGGCACCCGTGAAGCTCACGGACAGCGCGCTGGTGTCTGCTCCGAAGGCGTCGGACCCGATGCCGGATGCGGAGCAGCTGGGGCGCCTGCTGGACGCAGAACTGGCCGTGGACGGCAGCGGCACCTTCTCCGCCGTGGTGCAGGACGCGCTCACCGGCACGGTGCTTTATGAGCGCGACGGCGCCGCCGGGCTGGCCCCCGCCTCAAGCCTCAAGGTCCTGACTGCCGCCGCAGCGCTGTCCGCGATGGACGGCGGGACGCGCTTTCCCACCACCGCGCTGCCGGGGGAAGACCCCGGCACCGTGGTCCTGCGCGGCGGCGGCGATGTGCTGCTGACTGCCGGATTGTCGGACCCCGATTCCGTGGCTGGCCGCGCCGGGCTGGCCACCCTGGCCGAAAAGACCGCCGCGGCGCTTGCCGAAAAGGAAACCGCAGGCCCGGTGAAGGTGCTGGTGGATGATTCGCTGTTCACCGGCCCGGCGCTTTCGGACGCGTGGGGGGAAGCCGACGTCGCGGCGGGCGAGATCGCCCCGATCCATTCCCTTGCGGTGAGTTCGGCGTGGGCAGAGGAAGGCACCGGGCCTGGACCCCGCGTTGGCGACGCCGCCCTGTCCGCCGGGGAGTCCTACCGCGCCGCGCTGGCTGCCGCCCTGGCACCCAGGGGCATCGACGTCGAGCTGTCTGTTGAACGCGGCGCCGCTCCGGCAGGCGCTGATGCCCTCGCCGAGGTCCGCTCCGCACCGCTGGCCGAACAGGTCGACTACATGCTGCTGAACTCGGACAATTACCTGGCGGAGGTGCTGGCCCGGCTCAGCGCCGCTGCGACGGACCGGGAGGCATCCTTTGCCGGGGGAATCGAGACCGTTGCAGCCGAAGTGACCGCCCTTGGCGTGGACCCCGGAGCAATGGTGCTCGGGGATACCAGCGGCCTGTCCGGTGAAACGTCAGTGTCCGCCTCGCAGTTGAACTCGCTGATGCAGATCCTCCTCACCACTACCGATCCCGATCTGCGCGCTGTCGCGGACGGACTGCCCGTTGCTGCCCTGAGCGGAACGCTGGCCGGGCGGTATGACGAGACCGCCGATTCGGGAGCGGCGGGGATTGTGCGGGCCAAGACGGGAACCCTGCTGGCGGTCACCGCGCTGACCGGGTACGCCGCCGACGCCGACGGCCGGGTACTTGCCTTCACTTTCATAGCCAGCGGCCTGGACGGAAACACCCAGCAGGCACGGGATGCGGTGGATTCCGCCGCCGCGGTGCTGGCCGGGTGCGGCTGCCGCTAA